One stretch of Candidatus Leptovillus gracilis DNA includes these proteins:
- a CDS encoding VanZ family protein translates to MLPPDNSQEPLPQEPLPHPARLIRRSWFVVGMGLFVILYATLFPFDFFIQSGASWRAVLGDFDWTLIASYALADIPRNVVLFAPLGFGLGGLLLARRWRLWPACWLALLVGLMLSALLEVVQAVALLRFPTVPDVLANGLGTAVGCAILYRWGGQMWGGVGRLAEGIRPLRTPRRFFIICLLYLAAWLALAVWLPTTTQLSNWDDQFPLIVGNEQTQDRPWHGVLGRLYLADRAFSDGEVARLLTGENVMAVAGASLVAHYDFLATADANFPPLVPQGSGALVTTPQGILLSRHGWLASEGAVTAVSQALATTSQFTLGLTAASGDVAQGGPARLMSISGDPYRRNLTLGQEGAALVLRLRTPLTGENGRTPEFIIPGVFTNGGLHQIVITYDRTAVRLSIDDPTNVYTIELLPAAALFIKTFPNEVGQMRLNRGNMAVFRLLYTICLFLPWMYWLALLQQHQRLARPPLIFWLVPAIALPAIMWEGLLSLLLRHYQFQPGYAAFNAIVITAGFLLLHWLRLVEPMPALPDK, encoded by the coding sequence ATGCTGCCACCCGACAACTCACAAGAACCCTTGCCACAAGAACCCTTGCCACACCCTGCCCGGCTGATACGCCGGTCGTGGTTTGTGGTGGGGATGGGTCTTTTTGTCATTTTGTATGCCACGCTGTTTCCCTTCGATTTTTTCATCCAGAGCGGCGCGTCCTGGCGTGCGGTTTTGGGCGATTTTGATTGGACCCTGATCGCCAGTTACGCGCTGGCCGACATTCCACGCAACGTTGTTTTGTTTGCGCCGCTGGGCTTTGGTCTGGGCGGATTGCTGCTGGCGCGGCGTTGGCGGCTCTGGCCCGCCTGTTGGCTGGCGCTGTTGGTTGGCTTGATGCTGTCTGCCTTGCTGGAGGTTGTTCAGGCGGTGGCCTTGCTGCGTTTTCCTACTGTGCCTGATGTATTGGCGAATGGATTGGGCACGGCCGTTGGCTGCGCCATCCTTTACCGGTGGGGCGGGCAAATGTGGGGTGGCGTGGGCAGGTTGGCGGAGGGGATACGGCCGTTGCGCACCCCCCGCCGTTTTTTCATCATTTGTCTGTTGTATCTGGCTGCCTGGTTGGCCCTGGCTGTCTGGCTGCCAACCACCACTCAGTTGAGCAATTGGGACGACCAGTTTCCGTTGATTGTGGGCAATGAGCAGACGCAGGACAGACCGTGGCACGGCGTGTTGGGCCGGCTTTACCTGGCCGACCGCGCCTTTTCGGACGGCGAAGTGGCGCGGCTGCTGACCGGCGAGAATGTCATGGCCGTTGCTGGCGCTTCACTGGTGGCCCATTATGACTTTCTGGCGACGGCTGACGCCAATTTCCCGCCGTTGGTCCCACAAGGCAGCGGCGCGTTGGTGACTACGCCACAAGGTATTCTGCTGTCCAGGCACGGCTGGTTGGCGAGCGAGGGGGCGGTAACGGCCGTTTCTCAGGCCCTCGCCACCACTTCCCAATTCACCCTGGGTCTGACAGCCGCGTCCGGCGACGTGGCCCAAGGCGGCCCGGCCCGGCTGATGTCTATTTCCGGCGACCCATACCGGCGCAACCTGACATTGGGGCAAGAAGGCGCGGCCCTGGTGCTGCGCTTACGCACGCCGCTGACGGGGGAAAACGGCCGTACCCCCGAATTTATCATACCCGGTGTGTTTACCAATGGTGGTCTACACCAGATTGTGATAACGTATGACAGAACGGCCGTGCGCCTGAGCATAGACGACCCAACCAACGTGTACACCATTGAACTGTTACCGGCCGCAGCCCTGTTCATTAAAACCTTCCCCAACGAAGTCGGGCAGATGCGCCTGAATCGTGGCAATATGGCTGTTTTTAGGCTGCTTTATACCATCTGTCTGTTTTTACCCTGGATGTACTGGTTGGCCTTGCTCCAGCAGCACCAGCGACTCGCCCGGCCACCCCTGATATTCTGGCTGGTTCCAGCCATCGCCTTGCCGGCGATCATGTGGGAGGGCTTGTTAAGCCTGTTACTGCGCCATTACCAGTTTCAACCCGGTTATGCTGCCTTCAACGCGATTGTAATAACAGCCGGTTTTCTCCTTCTACATTGGCTGCGCCTAGTTGAACCCATGCCCGCCCTACCCGACAAATGA
- a CDS encoding SGNH/GDSL hydrolase family protein: MNNSMHSVYRVALPLVGLLLLLVVSLSLNVILVKRFRHVYRELSRVTLNPLGLDQFRAAADAGTEARDGRLVLFYGDSRAAAWPVPPEVGAFVFVNRGLDGQTAVQSNLRYETHAAPVQPDVVVVQVGINDLRVIPALPAEQAAIVAATTGNIRQIVAKAAADGAVVVLTTIFPVQTPPLLERMYWSAEVETAVQTVNDALRTLAADNVIILDAHALLADDNGALRDEYAADYLHLNAAGYHRLNEALTTLLAELYLTR; encoded by the coding sequence TTGAATAATTCTATGCATTCGGTTTATCGGGTCGCGCTGCCGTTGGTGGGTCTGCTTCTCCTGCTTGTCGTCTCCCTCAGCCTCAATGTTATCCTGGTGAAGCGCTTCCGCCATGTTTACCGGGAATTGAGCCGGGTGACATTAAATCCTCTGGGTTTAGATCAATTTAGGGCAGCGGCGGATGCCGGGACCGAGGCCAGAGATGGCAGGCTTGTCTTGTTTTATGGCGATTCGCGGGCGGCGGCCTGGCCTGTCCCGCCAGAAGTCGGCGCGTTTGTGTTTGTGAATCGGGGGTTGGATGGGCAAACGGCCGTGCAAAGCAATTTGCGCTACGAAACCCACGCTGCTCCAGTGCAGCCCGACGTGGTGGTGGTGCAGGTAGGCATCAACGATTTGCGCGTTATCCCGGCGCTGCCGGCCGAGCAGGCGGCGATTGTGGCCGCCACCACCGGCAACATCCGCCAGATCGTGGCAAAAGCTGCCGCCGATGGCGCGGTGGTGGTGCTGACGACCATTTTCCCGGTGCAAACCCCGCCGCTGCTGGAAAGAATGTACTGGTCGGCGGAGGTGGAAACGGCCGTGCAAACCGTCAACGACGCCCTGCGCACCCTGGCCGCCGACAACGTCATCATCCTGGACGCCCACGCCTTGCTGGCCGATGACAATGGCGCGCTGCGCGACGAGTATGCCGCTGACTATCTGCATCTCAACGCCGCCGGCTACCACCGCCTCAACGAGGCGTTGACCACTCTCCTGGCAGAGCTGTACTTGACAAGGTGA
- a CDS encoding DUF4260 domain-containing protein, whose translation MKNLIRIEELLLAVLAFYLFLGLDYAWWWFPVLFLLPDLSMIGYLLGPRVGAWTYNVVHHKGVAVALFVLGGYGQVPWLQLVGLILLGHSCLDRVFGYGLKYTDSFQHTHLGQIGRGGAG comes from the coding sequence GTGAAAAACCTCATTAGAATCGAAGAGCTGCTGCTGGCCGTGTTGGCCTTCTATCTCTTTCTTGGTCTCGACTACGCCTGGTGGTGGTTTCCCGTTTTATTTTTGCTGCCCGATCTCAGCATGATAGGTTATCTGCTGGGGCCGAGGGTAGGCGCATGGACTTACAACGTTGTACATCATAAAGGTGTGGCTGTCGCCCTGTTTGTCTTGGGTGGTTATGGGCAGGTTCCCTGGCTGCAACTGGTGGGGTTGATTCTATTGGGACATTCCTGCCTGGATCGGGTGTTCGGCTATGGTTTGAAGTATACCGATTCGTTCCAACATACCCATTTAGGCCAGATTGGTCGTGGGGGAGCTGGGTGA
- a CDS encoding alpha/beta fold hydrolase: MINEALHNPHLAGESFFWPAGPVGVLLLHGLTATTAEVRPIAGYLHQRGYTVTGPLLPGHGTKPEDLNHVTWGDWVETAVATYHHLLTLCDRVFVGGESTGAVIALYLASRYPEIAGVLNYAPAIKLAASPQDVLRLYAAAPFIEFVPKESLDGSDLWQGYPVNPLRGAMELLRLGREVRRRLGRITQPVLVVQGRHDTTIDPAAGQIILDGVSSEVKELVWMANSSHVVALDQEWEAVAALTLDFMERVM, encoded by the coding sequence ATGATCAACGAAGCTTTGCATAATCCCCACCTGGCGGGTGAATCCTTTTTTTGGCCGGCCGGCCCGGTTGGCGTGCTGCTGCTGCATGGTCTGACGGCGACCACGGCCGAAGTGCGCCCCATCGCCGGATACCTGCACCAACGCGGCTACACTGTCACCGGGCCGCTGCTGCCTGGGCATGGCACAAAGCCGGAGGACCTGAACCATGTTACCTGGGGCGATTGGGTGGAAACGGCCGTTGCTACTTATCACCACCTGCTCACTCTGTGCGACAGGGTTTTTGTCGGTGGTGAATCCACCGGGGCAGTGATTGCCCTGTATCTGGCCAGCCGCTACCCGGAAATCGCCGGGGTGCTGAACTATGCCCCGGCGATCAAACTGGCCGCCTCTCCCCAAGACGTGCTGCGCCTGTATGCCGCCGCGCCCTTCATCGAATTTGTGCCCAAAGAATCGTTGGATGGCAGTGACTTGTGGCAGGGGTATCCTGTGAACCCGCTGCGTGGGGCGATGGAGCTGCTGCGTTTGGGGCGTGAAGTGCGTCGCCGTCTGGGCCGCATCACGCAGCCGGTGTTGGTGGTACAGGGCCGCCACGATACGACGATTGACCCGGCCGCCGGGCAAATCATCCTGGATGGCGTTTCGTCGGAGGTCAAGGAGCTGGTGTGGATGGCAAATTCGTCGCATGTGGTGGCGCTTGACCAGGAGTGGGAAGCAGTGGCGGCGCTGACATTGGACTTTATGGAGCGGGTGATGTGA
- a CDS encoding amidinotransferase, whose product MTQPYGSQSMVAPLQTVLVRRPDEAFGGADPEKWHYAARPFLPTAQQEHDAFVRHLQDAGAKVVYHSSPLPDHADAMFVHDPAIVCDRGAIILRMGKALRRGEEEAMAQQLAQMGVPIHYRLHGGALAEGGDLLWVDERTLAVGQGFRTNAEGLRQLQEALPEVDIVPVQLPYYQGPEACLHLMSFISIVDSDLAVVYPPFMPVPLWQMLAARGFRFVAVPEAEFLMMGPNVLAIKPGLCLMLAGNPITQRRLEAAGCVVLTYQGDEISLKAEGGATCLTRPVWRRNR is encoded by the coding sequence ATGACCCAACCTTACGGCAGCCAGAGCATGGTCGCCCCCTTGCAAACGGTTTTGGTGCGCCGCCCGGATGAAGCCTTTGGCGGCGCTGACCCAGAGAAATGGCATTACGCGGCACGGCCGTTTTTGCCCACCGCCCAACAAGAACACGATGCCTTCGTCCGCCATCTCCAGGATGCCGGGGCCAAAGTCGTCTATCACTCCAGCCCTTTGCCCGACCACGCCGACGCCATGTTTGTCCACGACCCGGCCATCGTTTGTGACCGGGGCGCGATCATCTTGCGCATGGGCAAGGCGCTGCGGCGCGGCGAAGAAGAGGCGATGGCCCAGCAGTTGGCGCAGATGGGCGTGCCCATCCATTACCGGCTGCATGGCGGTGCCCTGGCCGAAGGCGGCGATTTGCTCTGGGTAGACGAGCGCACCCTGGCTGTCGGGCAGGGCTTCCGCACCAATGCCGAAGGGCTGCGCCAACTCCAGGAAGCCTTGCCGGAGGTGGACATTGTGCCGGTGCAACTGCCATATTATCAGGGGCCGGAAGCGTGTCTGCACCTCATGTCTTTTATCAGCATTGTGGACAGCGATCTGGCGGTAGTCTACCCGCCGTTCATGCCTGTGCCCCTGTGGCAGATGCTTGCGGCGCGTGGCTTTCGCTTTGTAGCCGTGCCGGAGGCGGAGTTTTTGATGATGGGGCCGAATGTGCTGGCAATTAAACCAGGGCTGTGCCTGATGCTGGCGGGCAATCCCATCACACAGCGGCGGTTGGAAGCGGCCGGCTGTGTTGTCCTCACCTATCAGGGTGACGAGATTTCGCTGAAAGCCGAAGGCGGCGCGACCTGCCTGACGCGCCCGGTTTGGCGGAGGAATAGATGA
- a CDS encoding Uma2 family endonuclease, with product MAMQAVAEQTQLETDALITGEELLEMGDMGPCELVEGRIVPMSPTKIQHGRFEYKLARLLGDFVAENNLGEIMVGEVGIYVQRDPDTIRAADILFISHERLAQASPNSFLDVPPELVVEILSPSDRWNDVRRKLREYFAAGVNVVLIIEPDEQTVSVYRAPTALQELTGTAVLTLDDILPGFRCVVADLFAS from the coding sequence ATGGCAATGCAAGCCGTAGCAGAACAAACCCAATTAGAAACAGACGCCTTAATCACCGGTGAAGAATTGTTGGAAATGGGGGATATGGGGCCATGCGAATTGGTCGAGGGGAGGATTGTGCCGATGAGTCCGACGAAGATACAGCACGGCCGTTTTGAATATAAATTAGCTCGTTTGCTGGGCGACTTTGTGGCTGAAAACAACCTGGGTGAAATCATGGTGGGCGAAGTGGGCATCTACGTCCAGCGCGATCCCGACACCATCCGCGCCGCCGACATCCTGTTCATCTCTCACGAACGGCTGGCCCAGGCATCGCCCAATTCTTTTCTCGACGTGCCCCCAGAACTGGTGGTCGAAATTTTATCCCCCTCCGACCGCTGGAATGACGTGCGGCGCAAATTACGTGAATATTTCGCCGCCGGCGTGAACGTGGTGCTGATTATTGAACCAGACGAGCAAACCGTGTCTGTTTACCGCGCCCCGACGGCGTTGCAGGAATTGACGGGCACGGCCGTTCTCACCCTCGATGACATCTTGCCCGGCTTCCGTTGTGTGGTAGCCGATCTATTTGCCAGTTAA